A DNA window from Haloferax volcanii DS2 contains the following coding sequences:
- a CDS encoding ABC transporter permease has protein sequence MSTETKPEAELKKRVEGVAETLRDQFTFLRRDRLAFAGVLIVAAFVFLGLLGPALAPHDPIEHTVRDDAGSMLRLSEPTGAAPFGTTAYGKDVLSQFLAGAQPTFIVGLFGGIGTGALGFLVGLVSGYYGGWVDEVLMRLTDLTFSLPFTPMALLLLTFVTPSVWLMTGIIVAFLWKMPARVVRSEVLSVRERTFVKSARASGASDLRTMLYHVAPNVLPIGFLYTAYGIAWAIAAQASLAFLGFGDPTVTSWGRMLRQVFESGNMRVAWWWVLPPALGIAAITTSVFLIGRAYEEVINPEIQTEQ, from the coding sequence GTGAGCACCGAGACGAAGCCCGAAGCCGAACTGAAAAAGCGCGTCGAGGGGGTCGCGGAGACGCTCCGCGACCAGTTCACGTTCCTGCGACGTGACCGCCTCGCGTTCGCCGGCGTCCTCATCGTCGCGGCGTTCGTCTTCCTCGGCCTCCTCGGCCCCGCGCTCGCCCCGCACGACCCCATCGAGCACACCGTCCGCGACGACGCCGGCTCGATGCTGCGGCTGTCCGAACCGACCGGCGCGGCCCCGTTCGGGACGACCGCCTACGGGAAAGACGTCCTGAGCCAGTTCCTCGCCGGCGCGCAACCGACGTTCATCGTCGGCCTGTTCGGCGGCATCGGGACCGGTGCGCTCGGCTTTCTCGTGGGGCTCGTCAGCGGGTACTACGGCGGCTGGGTCGACGAGGTTCTCATGCGTCTCACGGACCTCACGTTCTCGCTGCCGTTCACGCCGATGGCGCTGTTACTCCTGACGTTCGTGACGCCGAGCGTCTGGCTCATGACGGGTATCATCGTCGCGTTCCTCTGGAAGATGCCCGCCCGCGTCGTCCGCTCCGAGGTCCTCTCCGTCAGAGAGCGCACCTTCGTGAAGTCGGCGCGCGCCAGCGGCGCGAGCGACTTGCGGACGATGCTCTACCACGTCGCGCCGAACGTGCTCCCCATCGGCTTTCTCTACACGGCCTACGGCATCGCGTGGGCCATCGCCGCGCAGGCCAGCCTGGCGTTCCTCGGATTCGGCGACCCGACCGTCACGAGTTGGGGCCGGATGCTCCGACAGGTGTTCGAATCGGGCAACATGCGCGTCGCTTGGTGGTGGGTGCTCCCGCCCGCACTCGGCATCGCGGCCATCACCACCTCGGTGTTCCTCATCGGCCGCGCCTACGAAGAAGTCATCAACCCGGAGATTCAGACCGAACAATGA